A window of Desulfovibrio desulfuricans DSM 642 contains these coding sequences:
- a CDS encoding precorrin-2 dehydrogenase/sirohydrochlorin ferrochelatase family protein: MRAQQPPAPLYPIFISLSGIRCLVVGLGQVGQRKLSGLLACNPASVLVLDLAGPAPESAPEAAELLRDPRVRFERRACEAADLNGCGLVFVATGSAAENSRIAALCAAAGILCNSVSNPDEGCFQVPAVARSAPLAAALSTGGASPALARRWKGELERWLEPRSRMATLMGRLRPLVLALGHDTGQNTRLFRKLAESPLQQWLEEHDHENCTRYLQAALPPALHANIAELLHDLP; encoded by the coding sequence ATGCGCGCACAACAGCCCCCCGCCCCGCTCTACCCCATATTTATCTCGCTTTCAGGCATCCGTTGTCTGGTGGTGGGCCTTGGTCAGGTGGGACAACGCAAACTTTCCGGCCTGCTGGCCTGCAATCCGGCATCCGTGCTGGTGCTCGACCTTGCCGGGCCTGCGCCGGAATCAGCGCCGGAAGCGGCGGAACTGCTGCGCGACCCAAGGGTACGCTTTGAACGCCGCGCCTGCGAGGCTGCCGACCTCAATGGCTGCGGGCTGGTATTTGTCGCCACGGGCAGCGCTGCAGAAAACAGCCGCATTGCCGCCCTGTGCGCTGCTGCGGGTATTTTGTGCAACAGCGTAAGCAATCCGGATGAAGGCTGTTTTCAGGTACCAGCGGTGGCCCGCAGCGCCCCGCTCGCGGCGGCGCTTTCCACTGGCGGGGCAAGCCCCGCGCTGGCCCGCCGCTGGAAGGGCGAACTTGAGCGCTGGCTTGAACCGCGTTCGCGCATGGCAACCCTGATGGGTCGGCTGCGGCCACTGGTTCTTGCCTTGGGGCACGATACAGGGCAGAATACCAGATTGTTCCGCAAGCTGGCAGAATCACCTCTGCAACAGTGGCTGGAAGAACACGACCATGAAAACTGTACGCGTTATTTGCAGGCGGCGCTTCCGCCCGCACTGCACGCCAATATAGCGGAGTTGCTCCATGATCTCCCCTGA
- a CDS encoding glycosyltransferase family 9 protein — MPKFLVIQAARFGDLVQTKRLLLSLALRGEVHLAVDVSLVPLARVLYPFAELHALSVHGRPEAEALARNTALLVRWQGLPFEAVYNCNFSGTTAALCRVFEVEQVQGYRPEAGGISRSPWARLGFRLSERRALATMNLVDFWAHFAPEPVEPRRVNPAATPGGRGLGVVLAGRESRRSLPVPVLAEVVRTAFGALGGPRILLLGSRTEQPAARQLMRHLPGKMLDRVEDCSGKTDWPALVDAVDELDALITPDTGIMHLGAHLGVPVLGFFLSSAWLHETGPYGEGHHVWQTARSCGPCLETAPCPYDVACGQPLAQVELLRSIAAVLARLKSGAPFAAAQAESWPPLPADLQLWRTGMDSLGTLPHLLAGSDPHAQERRRVRDFLAARLHLPMPDESAALAPQAPNLDEWLYNDADWMLPPGRYC; from the coding sequence ATGCCCAAATTTTTGGTCATACAGGCGGCACGCTTTGGCGATCTGGTGCAGACCAAGCGCCTGTTGTTGAGCCTGGCCTTGCGCGGCGAGGTTCATCTTGCCGTGGATGTCAGCCTGGTTCCGCTGGCCAGGGTGCTCTATCCCTTTGCCGAGCTGCACGCCCTGTCGGTGCACGGCAGGCCCGAGGCAGAAGCGCTGGCGCGCAACACCGCTTTGCTGGTCCGTTGGCAGGGCTTGCCCTTTGAAGCCGTGTACAACTGCAATTTTTCCGGCACTACTGCGGCCCTGTGCCGAGTTTTTGAGGTGGAACAGGTTCAGGGGTACCGGCCAGAGGCCGGGGGCATTTCGCGCTCGCCCTGGGCGCGTCTTGGCTTCCGCCTCAGTGAGCGGCGCGCGCTGGCAACGATGAATCTTGTGGATTTTTGGGCGCATTTTGCACCAGAGCCGGTTGAGCCCCGCAGGGTCAACCCTGCGGCGACCCCCGGCGGGCGAGGGCTCGGCGTGGTGCTGGCAGGGCGCGAATCGCGCCGCTCGTTGCCCGTGCCCGTGCTGGCCGAGGTGGTGCGCACAGCCTTTGGGGCATTGGGCGGCCCGCGCATTCTGTTGCTGGGTTCAAGGACGGAGCAGCCCGCTGCCCGTCAGCTCATGCGGCATTTGCCCGGCAAGATGCTCGACAGGGTTGAAGATTGCAGCGGCAAAACAGACTGGCCCGCCCTTGTGGACGCCGTAGACGAGCTGGATGCGCTGATCACGCCCGATACGGGCATCATGCACCTTGGCGCGCACCTTGGCGTGCCTGTGCTTGGTTTTTTTCTCTCTTCAGCCTGGCTGCACGAAACCGGGCCATACGGCGAGGGCCATCATGTGTGGCAGACGGCGCGCTCCTGCGGGCCGTGTCTTGAAACCGCCCCTTGTCCCTACGATGTAGCCTGTGGTCAGCCCCTGGCGCAGGTGGAGCTTTTGCGCTCCATTGCCGCAGTACTTGCCCGTCTAAAATCGGGCGCGCCCTTTGCCGCCGCACAGGCGGAATCATGGCCGCCCCTGCCAGCGGATTTGCAGTTGTGGCGCACGGGCATGGACTCCTTGGGCACGCTGCCGCACCTGCTCGCGGGAAGTGACCCGCATGCGCAGGAGCGCAGGCGCGTGCGCGATTTTCTGGCTGCGCGCCTGCATCTGCCCATGCCGGACGAAAGCGCCGCTCTTGCCCCGCAAGCTCCGAATCTTGACGAATGGCTTTATAACGATGCGGACTGGATGTTGCCGCCAGGGAGATACTGCTGA
- a CDS encoding CgeB family protein, which produces MPAAPLRILVVLPMYGGSLPIGRYCASALSGLGHSVRVFEAPLLHPAFTGLRGLGLAPTQTAQLENSFLQVVSQAVWAQVQAQEPHLVLALAQAPIGRSLLQRLRRSGVRTAMWFVEDHEVFDYWKAYAPLYDVFAVIQKEPFLSMLSGIGQGNALYLPLAAQPDFHKPLELTEQEKREYGADIGFLGAGYPNRRLAFRQLVGRDFKIWGSDWDGESLLAPHVQRGGARIDADESVKIYNATRVNLNLHSSLGTAELVSKGDFVNPRTFELACMGAFQLVDRRALMPELFAQDELATFGTLEEFYAGIEYFLAHPDERHAFAACARERVLRDHTYEQRMAALLDFVEQRLGPWPVELGSSGGMPSDVEAVLSPEIRRDMAAMLQGLGLGPNAGFDDVINALRARSGVLTETEAALLFLDEWRRQYGKK; this is translated from the coding sequence ATGCCCGCCGCTCCTCTGCGAATTCTTGTGGTGCTGCCCATGTACGGCGGCTCGCTGCCCATCGGCCGCTACTGCGCCAGCGCCCTCAGCGGGCTGGGGCACAGCGTGCGCGTGTTTGAGGCTCCCTTGCTGCATCCGGCCTTTACCGGGCTGCGCGGCCTTGGGTTGGCCCCGACGCAGACTGCCCAACTGGAAAATTCTTTTTTGCAGGTGGTTTCTCAGGCCGTGTGGGCGCAGGTTCAGGCGCAGGAGCCGCATCTGGTGCTGGCCCTGGCGCAGGCTCCCATAGGGCGCAGCCTGTTGCAGCGTTTGCGCAGGTCGGGCGTGCGTACAGCCATGTGGTTTGTGGAAGATCACGAGGTTTTTGATTACTGGAAGGCCTACGCACCACTGTACGATGTTTTTGCCGTTATCCAGAAAGAGCCTTTTTTATCCATGCTCTCGGGCATCGGGCAGGGCAATGCCCTGTATCTGCCGCTGGCGGCCCAGCCGGATTTCCACAAGCCACTGGAGCTGACCGAGCAGGAAAAGCGCGAATATGGGGCCGATATCGGCTTTCTTGGCGCGGGTTACCCCAACCGTCGGCTGGCTTTTCGTCAGCTTGTGGGGCGTGATTTTAAAATCTGGGGGTCGGACTGGGACGGCGAGAGCCTGCTTGCGCCCCACGTGCAGCGCGGCGGCGCGCGCATTGATGCGGATGAGAGCGTCAAAATCTACAATGCCACGCGCGTCAACCTGAATCTGCACTCGAGCCTTGGCACTGCGGAGCTTGTGAGCAAGGGTGATTTTGTCAATCCGCGCACTTTTGAACTGGCGTGCATGGGGGCCTTTCAGCTTGTGGACAGGCGGGCGCTCATGCCCGAGCTGTTTGCGCAGGATGAACTGGCAACCTTTGGCACGCTGGAAGAATTTTACGCGGGCATTGAGTATTTTCTGGCCCATCCGGACGAACGTCATGCCTTTGCCGCCTGCGCACGGGAGCGGGTGTTGCGCGATCATACGTATGAGCAACGCATGGCCGCGCTGCTCGACTTTGTGGAGCAGCGCCTCGGCCCCTGGCCGGTGGAGCTGGGTTCTTCCGGCGGCATGCCGTCCGATGTTGAGGCCGTGCTTTCGCCCGAGATTCGCAGGGACATGGCGGCGATGTTGCAGGGGCTTGGCCTTGGCCCCAATGCCGGATTTGACGATGTCATCAATGCCTTGCGCGCCCGTAGCGGCGTGTTGACAGAAACCGAGGCTGCCCTGCTGTTTCTCGATGAATGGCGCAGGCAGTACGGCAAAAAATAA
- the ybgF gene encoding tol-pal system protein YbgF: MKTLIVVPLACVALVAGCASSDKMRQVESTSETNQKLLRETDQRLRTLEQSVNTLDSQVAQLNNRVYEVRTRGGQKTGMTVVPIIPPQPHKSAVVAPAQPESAQLSAHGPVAASSERPQSQPATNAASANSATPNARAIDPAATIRPIPAAAPRETARAEAEAMPKTPAAKTAAQQSPAEKPQAAAKGAAGSAAGGSAASFALPPESALPPAASAASGKGAVQPMLPPVAAAGGNPDVPVPSVPVSDLALPPEHPGLGLPPLPGDAAAKNGAKGKAAKAAASPAPASAPASAASAAATPAVSAQTQPAALPKSGKGEEAAYKAALQPAMSGRAADSIGRFQTFLQEYPQGRFAANAEYWIGEGYYAQGKYKDALAQFEKVNSQWPRHHKNADALLKTGMTLSRMGDKEGAAQAYKKLLSQFPNSEAAGLARSRGLAR, translated from the coding sequence ATGAAAACACTGATTGTTGTGCCGTTGGCCTGCGTTGCGCTGGTTGCTGGCTGCGCTTCTTCTGACAAAATGCGTCAGGTGGAATCGACCAGCGAAACCAACCAGAAGCTGCTGCGCGAGACCGACCAGCGATTGCGTACGCTGGAGCAAAGCGTAAACACGCTTGATAGCCAGGTTGCCCAGCTCAATAACAGGGTTTACGAAGTGCGCACCCGTGGCGGACAAAAAACCGGCATGACCGTGGTGCCCATTATTCCGCCGCAGCCCCACAAAAGCGCTGTGGTTGCGCCTGCCCAGCCGGAAAGCGCCCAGCTTTCCGCACATGGCCCGGTTGCGGCAAGCTCTGAGCGCCCCCAAAGCCAGCCCGCAACCAACGCCGCATCGGCAAATTCCGCAACGCCCAACGCCCGTGCTATTGATCCCGCCGCCACAATCAGGCCCATTCCCGCTGCCGCCCCGCGTGAGACCGCCAGGGCCGAAGCCGAGGCCATGCCCAAAACTCCTGCGGCAAAGACCGCTGCACAGCAAAGCCCCGCAGAAAAGCCGCAAGCTGCCGCCAAGGGCGCGGCGGGGTCTGCGGCTGGCGGATCCGCTGCATCTTTTGCTCTGCCGCCCGAGTCGGCTTTGCCCCCTGCGGCTTCTGCCGCAAGCGGAAAGGGGGCGGTTCAGCCCATGCTGCCTCCCGTTGCCGCAGCCGGGGGCAATCCTGATGTTCCCGTGCCTTCTGTGCCGGTCTCTGATCTTGCTCTGCCGCCCGAGCACCCGGGGCTGGGCCTGCCGCCCCTGCCTGGGGATGCCGCCGCCAAAAACGGCGCAAAGGGCAAAGCTGCCAAAGCCGCTGCCTCACCTGCTCCTGCTTCGGCCCCTGCTTCTGCGGCAAGCGCTGCCGCCACGCCTGCTGTTTCGGCGCAAACCCAGCCCGCAGCCTTGCCCAAGAGCGGCAAGGGCGAGGAGGCCGCATACAAGGCAGCCCTGCAGCCTGCCATGTCTGGCCGGGCCGCAGACAGCATTGGACGTTTTCAGACATTTTTGCAGGAATATCCGCAGGGCCGTTTTGCCGCCAATGCGGAATACTGGATTGGCGAGGGATACTACGCCCAGGGAAAGTACAAGGATGCGCTGGCGCAGTTTGAAAAGGTCAACAGTCAGTGGCCGCGCCATCATAAGAATGCTGATGCCCTGCTGAAAACCGGCATGACCCTGAGCCGTATGGGCGACAAGGAAGGCGCCGCGCAGGCGTACAAAAAGCTGCTGTCGCAGTTTCCCAACTCAGAAGCGGCGGGGCTTGCCCGGTCGCGTGGTCTGGCCCGGTAA
- the dprA gene encoding DNA-processing protein DprA, with the protein MSQPCKTLAAMDEAARKEYWASLALRHCRGLGARSAARLARHFGSAYAAVQARELWPEAGVNKGQAAELATGSWRVTAREEWDRARDLAASIVLWTDPEYPVLLRPVIDAPLLLYCRGDLSLLQSPGFAVVGSRKATKHGRSVAEYMARCLSACGIAIVSGMALGIDRVAHEAALERVGRSIGVLGTGIDMLYPIGNMTVFDEMERRGLLISEFAPGMLPHAGNFPIRNRIISGLSLGVLVVEAAQRSGSLITARLALEQNREVYAVPGPALDAHCLGCQDLVRQGAHAVFSAEDVLRDLAEQLRPFGISEGSVPGEEEELLEDVPAPESSKAAGTPRASAPSAAGRGTADKGAAAGKPGKANGQDAPTGEHASENAPIIDDASSNACSTVQPLNEGERAAAENAAAADGNAGLLAYLRQHGPTHADVLADATGLSAAAANAALVGLEMLGKVRRLPGARYEVTA; encoded by the coding sequence ATGAGCCAGCCGTGTAAAACTCTGGCTGCAATGGACGAGGCCGCCCGCAAGGAATACTGGGCCAGCCTTGCCTTGCGGCACTGCCGTGGGCTGGGCGCGCGTTCTGCCGCACGCCTTGCACGGCACTTTGGCTCGGCCTACGCCGCCGTGCAGGCGCGCGAACTCTGGCCTGAGGCGGGCGTCAACAAGGGGCAGGCCGCCGAACTGGCTACGGGGTCGTGGCGTGTCACTGCCAGAGAAGAATGGGATCGCGCCCGCGATCTTGCCGCATCCATAGTCCTGTGGACAGACCCTGAATACCCCGTGCTGCTGCGCCCGGTTATTGACGCGCCCCTGCTGCTCTATTGCCGGGGTGATCTTTCCCTGCTGCAATCGCCGGGTTTTGCGGTGGTTGGCTCGCGTAAGGCCACCAAACATGGCAGGTCTGTGGCCGAATACATGGCGCGCTGCCTTTCGGCCTGCGGTATTGCCATTGTTTCCGGCATGGCGCTGGGCATAGACAGGGTTGCTCATGAGGCCGCGCTTGAGCGCGTTGGTCGCAGTATCGGCGTGTTGGGAACGGGCATTGATATGCTCTATCCCATTGGCAACATGACTGTTTTTGATGAAATGGAGCGCCGGGGCCTGCTGATCTCTGAATTTGCACCCGGCATGCTGCCGCATGCGGGCAATTTCCCCATCCGCAACCGCATTATTAGCGGGCTTTCGCTGGGAGTGCTGGTGGTGGAGGCCGCCCAGCGGTCGGGCAGTCTTATCACGGCGCGGCTGGCGCTGGAGCAAAACCGCGAAGTGTACGCCGTGCCGGGGCCAGCGCTGGATGCCCATTGCCTTGGCTGTCAGGATTTGGTGCGTCAGGGCGCGCATGCCGTATTCAGCGCGGAGGACGTGTTGCGCGATCTGGCGGAGCAGTTGCGGCCCTTTGGCATCAGCGAGGGCAGTGTTCCCGGTGAAGAGGAAGAACTGCTGGAGGATGTGCCTGCGCCGGAATCATCCAAGGCGGCAGGCACGCCCAGAGCGTCAGCACCCAGCGCAGCGGGCCGGGGCACCGCAGACAAGGGCGCGGCGGCTGGCAAACCCGGCAAGGCCAATGGGCAGGATGCCCCAACCGGGGAGCATGCCAGCGAAAATGCACCTATTATAGATGATGCCAGCAGCAATGCATGCAGCACAGTGCAGCCCCTCAATGAGGGCGAGCGCGCCGCTGCGGAAAACGCCGCTGCCGCTGATGGCAACGCTGGTCTGCTTGCGTATCTGCGTCAGCATGGCCCCACCCATGCCGATGTCCTGGCTGATGCCACAGGGTTGAGCGCTGCGGCAGCCAATGCCGCGCTTGTGGGGCTTGAGATGCTGGGCAAGGTGCGGCGTCTGCCCGGCGCGCGCTATGAGGTAACGGCATGA